In Lodderomyces elongisporus chromosome 1, complete sequence, the DNA window GGTACAAGTCGTCGGCTAGTTCAAAATCTGTTGCAAACATGATATCAAAGAACCCTTGTTGTACCATGTATGTTCTCACATCGATTGTCTCTCCGTTCAAAACTGTTTGCACCACGGGTCCGTTGTAGCCGGGAATGGTGTTTGGCAAATAATGGAAGTCGGAACTGATTAATGAGTGGTTGGGGAACTTGTGTTTGAGTATGTTGAAGAATTTTACTAATCTCGTTGGAATGTATTCTGGCGGCGATAAGTCATCGTTGAATGGAAAAATCAGgtttttgagtttgagttttaATTGAGATTCGTAAAGAGGATGCactgttttgaaaaagctCTTGAGTCTTTCCTTTCTGGCTTTCGAGGTGGATAATTGGTTGAGGATCGATTGGTTACCTTTTTCTCGAAGGTGCAAGTATGCACTAGTGTACTCGCTCAACTCGGGTGTAAAGAATTGATAAAAATCGCCTTTCTTGTCTATAAGCACCTTGCCTTCGTAGGGCTCTCCAGTGTGCATATCGTACTTGATGACATCGTGTGCAAAATTGTCAAACACTTCCAATgcaataaagaaacaagactCGTCAACAACCTTGTCCCATTCAAAGATGGACTTGTTGAAGATCTCCAATTTGTCTGCACTCAagccttcttctttcaatttattGGTGTAAGAAGTGGCCTGTTTCTCTGCAAGCTGGTTTGAAATCTCAATAATTTTGTATTGTGTCTTTTCATAGATTTCAGGTTCATGTTTCTTTATATAGTTGAGGATGTTGCACATGAGAGtaccattaccaccacccaTTTCGTAAATGACCAAGTCTTCATAGGGGTAGTCCCCATTGAGCTTGTAGTTGAGGAGAATGTATCTTGCCAAGCTTTCACCATAATAGGGATTGAACAATTCAGTAGGCGTGTGCCACAATTGCAAggacttttgttttgtgcTTTCCTTGCCAGGTAAAGAATGGTGATACTTTGTGTATGACAGTCGCCAATTCAGCACAAACTCATCCACATCTTTGACATTGTTGTAGTCAAACGGTTTGTCAGGTTGGTAGATCTCGACTTCTTTCAGGAAATATCCGTAGTGCTTATTGTACAACAGGTCCTCGATGAAGTCGGAGGTGGACATGATTGCGCCTTTCGGTCTCAATCGACGgttttgttgctgctcGGAAGTGATTGTGGGGAACGACTTGTAGACGTCGTTGACGGAACCTTCGAAGGGGAAGTTGACAGCTCGTTGGTATATGATTTGAATAGGGTTTAGTGGTCGCTGATACGAAGGTACCTTGAAGGAATAGGTTGTGGGAGAGATGGAGTACTCATAATGGATTTTTTGCGGGGTCACCGAAGCAACTTCTTTCTTGATCTTGCCTTTGAACAAGAACCGTTTGGGAATGAACATTACAGACGCATTAATTGGgcaggtggtggtgatggggGGATGTTATTAGTTAGGTGAGGTTGGATGTAGTACTTGTTATGGTTGTGcttattttccaaaagatTTCATTAAGCGCGTGAAGGGATccaagaaaaatagaaataaaaataaaaataaaaataaaaataaaaatataaaaaaaatgaaaaagtagAGGAAGGGGTGGATAAATGTGCATGCAAACAACGGATGGCAAGAGTAGATATATATGCTAAGATTATGATGGTAAGAGGTTTAAGCTATGTTGCACATGATAACTGATGATTACTCtgatttttggtttttttcataAAGTTTCTAGATGTAGACAAAGTACAGTGTGGTAATGTATTTACGTGTAGAGCTAAAAGCtgttattttctttctattcttcAAGAACCATGTGCTGATTCATTGGTTTGTATGCAacactttctttctttactgTCTCATTTGGCTCTTTATCTGGTGAACAAGTATGATAAAGTGTGAAAAAATGTCACCATAACGGAGGTTGTAGAGATTTGGGAGTTGTTGCAAGTG includes these proteins:
- a CDS encoding uncharacterized protein (BUSCO:EOG09262DPL), giving the protein MTVNFPFEGSVNDVYKSFPTITSEQQQNRRLRPKGAIMSTSDFIEDSLYNKHYGYFSKEVEIYQPDKPFDYNNVKDVDEFVSNWRSSYTKYHHSLPGKESTKQKSLQLWHTPTELFNPYYGESLARYILLNYKLNGDYPYEDLVIYEMGGGNGTLMCNILNYIKKHEPEIYEKTQYKIIEISNQLAEKQATSYTNKLKEEGLSADKLEIFNKSIFEWDKVVDESCFFIALEVFDNFAHDVIKYDMHTGEPYEGKVLIDKKGDFYQFFTPELSEYTSAYLHLREKGNQSILNQLSTSKARKERLKSFFKTVHPLYESQLKLKLKNSIFPFNDDLSPPEYIPTRLVKFFNILKHKFPNHSLISSDFHYLPNTIPGYNGPVVQTVLNGETIDVRTYMVQQGFFDIMFATDFELADDLYRQITGKVSNISTHRDFLEKWADVEATTTREGDNPMLDFYRNASFLTS